The Skermanella rosea sequence CGCAGGATGGTGGTCTTGCCGCAGCCCGAAGGCCCCAGGAAGCTGAAGAATTCCCCTGCCGGAATGGTCAGGTGCACGTCGGAGACCGCCGTCAGCGCGCCGAAGCGCATGGTGACGTGGTCGAGTTCGATATCCTGGCTCATGGTTCCCCGTAGCCGTGAAGCCGGGGCCTGAAAGCGGATCAGGCCCCGGCTCCCCTCCGTTCCTTACGCCGCCAGGAAGCGGTCCTGGTACTCGTTGCGGATGGAGACGTACCACGCCTCCTGGATCGGCCACCACCACAGCTTGTCCAGCGCGTCTGCCGGATAGGCGTCGGCGAAGAACTGCTTGTTGAAGTCGCTGAGATACTGCTCCGCGCCCTTGGAGGTCGTGTTGATGCTGGTGTGGTTGGAATAGAGCGCGCCGGCCTGCGGCGTATAGTACCAGTTGATCCACTCGTAGGCCTGCGCCAGGTTCTGCGCGCCCTTGGTGATGCAGAAGCCTTCCATCCAGGCGAGCGCCCCTTCCTTGGGCGCGATGAAGCGGATCGGCAAGTTCTCCTTGCGGAGCGTCGCCGCCGAACTGTCCCAGGTCTGGCCGATCACGCAGCCATTGGTGCGGAAGGCGCCCTGGGCCTCGTTCTCGTTGGACCAGAACTGGCCGACCGACGGCTTGTTCTCGGTCGCGACCTTGATGATGGCGTCGAAGTTGGCGCGGGCCTTCGCCTCCTCCGTGAACTGCTGGCGCACCGGATGGGGCAGCTTGCCCTGCGACTCCAGCCACAGCGCGATGCCGATCAGGCTGGAATGGCCGCGCACGGTGACCTGGCCCTTGTATTCCGGCTTCCACAGGTCGCCGTAGCTGGCCTGGCCGTACTGGAGCTTGGCGACGGTATTGTCGAAGGCGATCGCCTCGGTGCCCCAGTCGCTGGGCGCCAAGTAGCGCTTGCCGCCGATCACGCCGCCCATGCCGGCGGAACCCTTGACCGCCGAGTCGATGCAGCCATCGAAATTGACTTTGGACTCGTCGAGCGGCTGGACCAGCTCGTACTCCACATAGTTCGGCACGCGGTCGACGGTCGGCATGATCACGTCGAACCCGGCCCCGCCAGAGGCGCGGAGCTGGTTCAGCAATTCGTCGTTGGTGCCGTACTCGGTCAGGACCGCCTTGATGCCGGTCTTCTTCTCGAAGTCGGCGATCATTTCGGGGGAGATATAACCGGACCAGGCGAACAGCTTGACCTCGCCCGAGGCGGCGCGGGCATTGCGCACGATGAAGGGGCCGGCCGCGGACAGGGCGCCCGCCGCGGCGGCGCCCTTGAGCAGGGTGCGGCGGGTGAAGGCCCGGGCGGCACGCTGCGTCGCCTGGCTGGACAGTTTTTCCGCTGAGTCAGTCATGTCTCTTGTTCTCCCAGAACGGTTCCGTGGCCGGCGGACTATGCAGCAGGCCCAAGCCGAGCGGCAATTTCAGACACCGCAGTTTAGAAAATTTTCATCAATGTGTCATGGCTCGGCCCTGGCGTGCAAGGCCGCGAAAGGCAATCATATCAATCGCTTTCACTGTCCGGAGACGCGCCGATGAGCGGCCGCCCTTCCCGCAACGTGCTCCTGATCCTGGCCGACCAGTGGCGCGGCGACTGCCTGTCGGCCCTCGGCCATGCCTGCGTGCGCACGCCGCACCTGGACGCCCTCGCCGCCGAGGGGACGCTGTTCCGCCGCCATTTCGGACAGGCGAGCCCCTGCGGGCCGGCGCGCGCCTCCCTGCTGACGGGGATGTATCTCCAGAACCATCGATCCGTCGCCAACGGCACCCCGCTGGACGCCCGGCATACCAACCTGGCGCTGGAAGCGCGCCGACTCGGCCATGCCCCCGCCCTGTTCGGCTATACCGACACCTCCCCCGACCCGCGCCGCCACGATCCGGCCGACCCGGCGCTGCGCAGCTACGAGGGCGTGATGCCGGGCTTCGACCCGGCCTGCCTGCTGACCGAGTCGATCGAGCCCTGGGCGGAACACCTGCGGGCTAAGGGCTATCCGGTGCCGGAGCAGGCCCGCGAAATCTACCGCACGGCCGAGTCCTTCGGCCCGGCCGTCTACCGGGCGGGGGACAGCGATACCGCCTTCCTCGCCGACCGCGTCTCCGCCTGGCTGGCGGGGCGCGGCCGGGAGCCCTGGTTCGCCCTGGCCGCCTTCATCAGGCCGCATCCGCCCTGGGTAGCGCCCGATCCCTATCACCGCCTGATCGATCCCGCCGCGACGCCGCCGGCGGTGCGCGCCCCGGACTGGCGGACGGAGGCGGACGGACACCCGTGGCTCGCCTGGCACCTCGCCCGCCAGCGGACCGACTGCTGGGTGGAGGGAGCGGACCTGGACCCGCGCACCCTGGATGCCGGCACCCTGGCCCGGTTGCGCGCGACCTATTACGGGCTGGTCGCCGAGTTCGACGCCCAGGTCGGCCGGATCATGGCACTGCTGAGGGAGACCGGCGCGCTGGACGATACGCTGGTGATCGTCACGTCCGACCATGGCGAGATGCTGGGCGACCACTGGATGCTGGGCAAGGCCGGCTACTTCGACGAGGCCTACCATGTCCCGATGATCGTTCGGGACCCGGATCGATCCGGCGGCGGCACGGTGGATGCCTTCACGGAGCATGTGGACCTGATGCCGACCGTCATCGACTGGCTTGGCGGCACCCCGCCGGCCCAGTGCGACGGCCGCTCGCTGCTGCCGCTGCTGGGTGGTTCCCCCGTTCCGGCGGACTGGCGCCGCCATGCCCACTGGGAATTCGACTTCCGCGACGTTGTCCGGGGCGAGGCGGAACGGGCGCTGGGGCTGCGTCCCGGCCAGTGCGTGCTCAACGTGCTGCGCGGCGAGCGCTACAAATATGTCCACTTCGCCGGCCTGCCGCCGCTGTTCTTCGACCTGGAGGCCGACCCGGGGCAGTTCCGGAACCTCGCCGACGATCCCGCCCATGCGGCCCTGGTCCGCGACCATGCCCAGGCGCTGCTGTCCTGGCGGATGGAGAATGACGAGCGGGTGCTGGCGAACATGCTGCTGACCCCGGATGGGGTGGTGGGCGGATGACGACACACCCCCCGGGGGGAATGTCGTCAAACGTGGTCATCAGCGCCTGCGGAAAGGCGGAATGTTCACATCCCTCCCCCCTGGCATGTCAGCAAATGTCATCATGCGACCGGCCCCCCGTCCAGCCCCCACGGTGACGTTCGTATTCACGCTTCAAAGATCCGGCACCAGGGTGCGGATCGAAGCTTAGCGCGAACAGATAAAGGAATTGCTTCCTGGAGCGGCGTTCGGCATCCGGGCTTTCCATGGCCCGGACATGCCAAAGGGGGCCGGAAGCCCCCTTTGATAGTTTGATCTCCGACGCAGTCCGCCTTGGCGGCACGACCCCATTAAGTGGCCTCGGCATCGAAGTGGCAAACAATTAGACCCATGCCATGACCGGGTCAAGGGCCTTTGCATAAATATGTCGCAAGGAGGTATCGGGCGGGTGTGTCCCATGCCGCCGGAATAGGCGCTTCGGCATGGTGGATCGGGCATCCCGACGATCAACACAACCTGGCTCTCCTGTCGGACCGGATGCAAGGGAAGTTTCCGGTATTGGCCACAGATGAACACAGATAGGCGCAGATAAAGATAATGGTGAGAATTTTTATTCACCAAGTAATTTTAGAAATTACACAATATTGGTTGCTAGAACATTTAACTAGCTTTTAATTCTGCGATGCATTGAGTTCCAAAACTCGACAGTTGAATCTCAACACCTCTGGCAACATAGCAAGCACCCCATGACCGACAGTCTGGATGTAGCGGAAAGCTCCGGGTTGTCGGACTGCCCTTTTCATGCATAATGCAAAATTACGAATTCGGCGCAACGCGCCGTCGTCAAGCCAAGGGCCCGGGATGGAACGAACGTCCACGAGAGCCGGCATGCAGAAGGGGAGGGAAAATCCATGAAGCGCATTGTCCTGAACGCATTGGGGCCGTTGGTCGGCGCGCTGCTGGCCGGAGGGGTGTTTTCGCTGCCGGCGGCGGCACAGACCGAGCTGAAGTTCGGCCATGTCGGGGCGCCGGGGTCGCTGTTCGACCAGTCGGCCAACGAGTTCGCCAAGCGGGCCAACGAGAAGCTGGGCAACAAGGCCAAGGTGGTCGTGTTCGGGTCCAGCCAACTCGGCACCGACGAGCAGATGCTGCAGAAGCTGCGGCTGGGAACCATCGACTTCGCCCTGCCCTCCACCGTGATGTCGACGGTGTCGGACGTCTTCGGGCTGTTCGAGATGCCGTACCTGGTCAAGGACCGGGAGCACATGAAGCGGATCGCCGAGGACGTGTTCTGGCCCTCGTTGGCCCCGGCGGCGGAGAAGCAGGGCTACAAGATCATCGGCCTGTGGGAGAACGGCTTCCGCCACGTCACCACCAACACCCGCCCGATCGAGAAGCCCGAGGACCTGAAAGGCATCAAGCTGCGCGTGCCGGGCGGCAAATGGCGGGTCCGGATGTTCCAGAGCTATGGCGCGAACCCCAGCCCGATGGCGTTCTCGGAATTGTTCGTGGCGTTGCAGACCGGCGTGATGGACGGGCAGGAGAACCCGCTGACGCAGATCCACAGCTCCAAGCTCCAGGAAGTCCAGAAGTTCCTGTCCATGACCGGCCACGTCTATACCCCAGCATATGTGACCGTGGGCAGCCGCAAATGGGCCAGCCTGCCGGCCGACGTGCGGCAGGTCCTGGAGGAAACGGCCCGGGAAACGCAGGCCTTCGTCTATGAAACGGCGGCGCGCATGGACGAGGAACTGGAGACCAAGCTGCGCGACGAGGGCATGCAGGTGAACGAGGTGGACAAGGACGCCTTCGTCAAGGCGAGCGAGCCGATCTACCGCGACTTCTCCGACGAGGTCCCGGCCGCCAAGACCATGGTCGAGAAGGCCGTCGAACTCGGCAAGTCATCGTAAAGACCGGATCTCCGACATGGCGAATTCCTCATCATCCCTGGCGCTGATGCGCACGGGTTTCGAACGTTTCCTCGCCGCCATCGTGATCGTCCTGCTGGTCGGCATGACGGCGGTCGTGTTCGGGGCGGTGGTGTTCCGCAAGCTGGGCGCGTCGCTGGTCTGGTATGACGAGGTCGCCTCGATCCTGCTGGCTTGGCTGACCTATTACGGGTCGGCGCTGGCGGCGCTGAAGCGGTCCCATATCGGCTTTCCCGGACTGATCGCCGCCATGCCGCCGGCGCTGCGGCTGCCGGTCGTGATCCTGGCCGAGGTCATCGTGATCGGCTTCTTCGTGCTGCTGGCCTGGGTCGGCATCGAGGTGCTGGGATATCTGGAAGGCTTGACGCTGGTCAGCCTGCCGTGGGTGCCGGTCTGGTTCACCCAGTCGGTGATCCCGATCGGCGCCGTGCTGTTCATCATCGCCGAGCTGATGAACCTGCCGGAAATCCTGCGGGAGGCGCGCGGGCACGGGCCGATCCACGATCCCGAGATCCCGCCCGAACTGCTGAATCCCGACCTGCTGAAAGATGCCCGGGGGGCCGAGCGATGACCCTGCTGTACATGGCGGCCGGGCTGTTCGGCCTGGTCCTGATCAACGTGCCGATCGCGGTGGCGCTGGGCGTCGTGTCGGTGGTCGCGATGCTGCTGTCGTCGGGAACGGCGACGCTGCCCAACATGGCGATGGTGCTGTACGACGGCGCCACCAGCTTCCCGCTGCTGGCGATCCCGCTGTTCATCTTCGCGGGTGCCATCATGAACTCGGCCGGCATCTCGCGCCGGCTGATCGCCTTCGCCTCGGCGCTGGTCGGTTTCGTGCGCGGCGGGCTCGCCATGGTCAACGTGGCGACTTCCCTGTTCTTCGCGGAAATCTCGGGCTCGGCGGTGGCCGACGTGGCGGCGATCGGGTCGATCCTGATCCCTGCCATGAAGAAGAGGGGCTATCCCGCCACCTTCGCCGCCGCCATCACCTCGTCGGCGGCGACGCTGGCGGTGATCATCCCGCCGTCGATCCCCATGATCCTCTATGCGGTGATGTCGGGCAGCTCTGTGGTGCAGCTCTTCGTGGCCGGCATCGTGCCGGGCCTGCTGGGGGCGGCCGGGCTGATGGGGCTGGCCTACGGGTTCGCGGTCCGCCGCAACTACCCGGTGGAGGAGATGTTCCGGGTCAGCCGGGTGAAGGAGACCTTCCGCGAGGCGGTCTGGGCCTTCACCATGCCGGTCATCATCCTGGGCGGCATCTTCGGCGGCTGGTTCACCGCGACGGAGGGCGCGGCCCTGGCCGTGGTGGCGGCCCTGTTCCTGGGGACGGTGGTCTACCGCGAGCTGGACCTGGCGCACCTGTACGACGCGATCCTGGAAGGCGGCATCCAGACCGCCGTGGTGATGCTTCTGGTCGCCACCTCGGCCCTGATGGGCACCTACCTGACCGAGCAGCAGGTGCCGCAGCAGCTTGCCCAGGCGGTGGCCGACTTCACCAACAACCGCTACGTCGTGCTGGCGCTGCTGAACGTCATCTTCCTGCTGGCCGGCCTGTTCCTGCACTCGGCCGCGGCGATCATCCTGATCGTTCCGATCGTCATGCCGCTGGTCAACCTGGTGGGCATCGACCCGGTGCATTTCGGCATCATCGTGACGCTGAACCTGGGCATCGGACAGCAGACGCCGCCGGTCGCCAGCGTGCTGGTGACGGCCTGCTCGATCGCCAAGGCCGACATCTGGGCCGTCAGCAAGGTGAACATCTACTTCATCGGCGTGCTGATGGCGGTGCTGCTGCTGTCCACATACGTGCCGATCGTGCCGATGGGTCTGGTCGAGCTGTTCTACCGATAAGCATACTAAGCACACAGGGGGGAAACCCGTGGAAAACCTGATCCTGACCGAGCACCATGGCCCGGTCGTCACCGTCACCCTGAACCGGCCGGACAAGCTGAACGCCTTCACCAAGTCCATGTGGCAGCGCCTGGGCGAGGTGATGCGGCGGCTGTCGGACGACGACTCCGTCCGGTGCATCGTCTTGCGGGGCGCCGGGGACCGGGCGTTCAGCCCCGGCAACGACATCTCGGAGTTCGAGAACGAACGGTCCAACTCCGAGCAGGCCAGCGCCTACGGCAAGATCATCGCCGGCACGCTGGACGCGATGCGGACGTGCCGTCACCCGACGGTGGCGCTGATCAAGGGGATCTGCGTCGGCGGCGGGCTGGAGATCGCGGGAAGCTGCGACATCCGCATCTGCGGCACGTCGAGCCGGTTCGGCGCGCCCATCAACAAGCTGGGGCTGGTGATGGGCTATGCCGAGCTGGACGCGCTGATAGCCTTGGCCGGCCGCTCCACCGCGCTGGAGATCCTGCTGGAAGGCCGGATCTTCGGGGCGGCCGAGGCGAAGGACAAGGGCCTGGTCACCCGCGTGGTGGACGACGCCGAGGTGGACAAGGAGGCCATGGCGACCGCCCGGCGGATTTCCGAAGGCGCGCCGCTGGTCGCCCGCTGGCACAAGAAGTTCGCCCGGCGGCTGGCCGAGGGCTCGCCGCTGAGCGAGGCTGAGATGGACGAGGGGTACGCCTGCTACGACACGGAGGATTTCCGGATCGGGTACCGCGCCTTCCTCGACAAGGTGAAGCCAGAGTTCAAGGGACGCTGATCGATGCTTGCTGATCGGACGGGGCCGCTGAAGGGGCTCAAGGTCGTCGAACTCGCCCACATCATGGCCGGCCCGGTGTGCGGGCTGTTCCTGGCGGACCTGGGGGCCGACGTCATCAAGGTGGAGAAGATCCCCGGCGGCGACGACAGCCGCCGGTTCCTGCCGCCGGACATCGAGGGCGAGTCCGCCGCCTTCATGATGATGAACCGCAACAAGCGCGGCATCGCCATCGACCTGAAGACGGCGGACGGCAAGGCGGCGCTGGAGCGGCTGCTGATGGACGCCGACGTGGTGATCGAGAACTACCGGCAGGACACCATGGACCGGCTGGGGCTGGGATACGAGAGCCTGCGGGAGCGGAACCCCCGGCTGATCTACTGCGCGGTGTCGGGCTTCGGGCGGACGGGTCCCTATGCCGACCGGGGCGGCTTCGACCTGATCGCCCAGGGCATGAGCGGGATCATGAGCATCACCGGGGAGGCGCCGGGCCGGCCGCCGGTCAAGGTGGGCGCGCCGTTGACGGACATCACGGCGGGGATCCTGGCGGCGCTGGGGGTGGTCAGCGCGGTCGTGGCGCGGGCTTCGACAGGCAGGGGGCAGTTGGTCGATACCTCTCTGTTCGAGGCGGGGATCGTCCACACCTACTGGCAATCGGCGATCTGCTTCGCGACCGGCGCGTCGCCGGGTCCGATGGGGTCGGCCCATCCGCTGAACGCGCCGTACCAGGCGTTCGAGACGGCGGACGGCTGGATCAACGTGGGCGCCGCGAACCAGACCAACTGGCTGAAGCTGGTCGACGTGCTGGAGGCGCGGGAGCTGCTGGACGATCCGCGGTTCGCCGACAACCGGCGGCGGATGAACAACCTGGAGGATCTGGTGGAGGCGCTGACCGTCCATTTCCGCCATCGGACCACGGCGGAGTGGCTGGAGCGCCTGAACGCCGCCGGCGTGCCGGCCGGGCCGGTGCTGTCGATCGCCGAGATGCACGCCGACCCGCAGACGCTGGCGCGGGAGATGGTGGTCGAGGTGGACCACCCGGTCGCCGGGGCGGTCAAGGCGCTGGGGCTGCCGATCAAGCTATCCGACACGCCGGGCGGGGTCTTCGGGCCGGCGCCGCGGTTCGGGGAACATACGGCGGAGGTGCTGGCGGAGCACGGGTTCGGCGAGGAGGAGATCCGGCGGATGACGGAGGCGGGGGCGGTGGGGGGTTGAAAGGGGTTGGGCCGCAGATGGACACAGATGGGCGCTACGCGCCCTGTAGAATGATGCGTTGATACTGGATGCGGGGCTTGCCGAAACTAATGAGCAGGGCGATAGGTATTCTGCCTGCCTTCAGGTAATTGAGGGTTTGGGCGACATGGGCGGGCGACAGGGTTTCGGTACATTTCAGCTCGATGATCATCCTGTCTTCGACCATGATATCCGCGAAGTATCGGCCAACCTCGTCTCCTTTATAAAATACTGGGAAAGGCACTTCCTCACGTGCATGGATTTCCCGGCGGGTCAGTTCCGCGACCAGTGCCCGCCTGTAGACTATTTCAAGAAACCCATGACCAAGAATGTTCGAAACTTCAAAAGCCGCACCAAGAACCGCATGCGACAGACGATCCCGCTCATCGATACCCATCTGTGTCCATCTGCGTGCATCTGTGGATAAATAATCCTGGAACTTACGCAGGGAGGTGATGCAGCGGCAATGCGGTCTCGTAGCGCACCTGTTTCAATGCGAAGCTGGATTTGATGCTGGAGACGCCGGGTATTCGGGTCAGGTGGGTCTTGAGGAAATGTTCGTAGGCCGCGAGGTCGGGGACGACTACGCGGAGCAGGTAATCTGCTTCTCCCGTCATCAGGTAACATTCCAGCACCTCCGGCCGATGCATGATCGCGGCCTCGAAGGCGTCGAGACGTTCTTCGATCTGCTTTTCCAGCGTGACGCTGACGAACACGTTTACCGGAAGGTCCACGGTCGAGGGATCGACCAGCGCCACGTAGGTGCGGATCACCCCGCTTTCCTCCAGCGCCTTGACCCGGCGGAGGCAGGGCGAGGGCGACAGGCCGATGGCGGAGGCGAGGTCGTTGTTGGCGATCCGGCCGTCCTTCTGGAGACGGGCGAGGATCTTCCGGTCGATGGCGTCGAGGCTGGGTTTTGGCATCGGATGGCGTGAAGATGCTTTGTCATGGCATGCGATGCCAAAAGGATGGCATCTGACGGCGCAGTTCGCAACCATTTGCCCAGGCGCCGGTGTTATCGTGGTGGCCTGTCCTCATCCTGGGAAGCGAAGCGGAAATGGTTGACTCAA is a genomic window containing:
- a CDS encoding extracellular solute-binding protein codes for the protein MTDSAEKLSSQATQRAARAFTRRTLLKGAAAAGALSAAGPFIVRNARAASGEVKLFAWSGYISPEMIADFEKKTGIKAVLTEYGTNDELLNQLRASGGAGFDVIMPTVDRVPNYVEYELVQPLDESKVNFDGCIDSAVKGSAGMGGVIGGKRYLAPSDWGTEAIAFDNTVAKLQYGQASYGDLWKPEYKGQVTVRGHSSLIGIALWLESQGKLPHPVRQQFTEEAKARANFDAIIKVATENKPSVGQFWSNENEAQGAFRTNGCVIGQTWDSSAATLRKENLPIRFIAPKEGALAWMEGFCITKGAQNLAQAYEWINWYYTPQAGALYSNHTSINTTSKGAEQYLSDFNKQFFADAYPADALDKLWWWPIQEAWYVSIRNEYQDRFLAA
- a CDS encoding alkaline phosphatase family protein, producing the protein MSGRPSRNVLLILADQWRGDCLSALGHACVRTPHLDALAAEGTLFRRHFGQASPCGPARASLLTGMYLQNHRSVANGTPLDARHTNLALEARRLGHAPALFGYTDTSPDPRRHDPADPALRSYEGVMPGFDPACLLTESIEPWAEHLRAKGYPVPEQAREIYRTAESFGPAVYRAGDSDTAFLADRVSAWLAGRGREPWFALAAFIRPHPPWVAPDPYHRLIDPAATPPAVRAPDWRTEADGHPWLAWHLARQRTDCWVEGADLDPRTLDAGTLARLRATYYGLVAEFDAQVGRIMALLRETGALDDTLVIVTSDHGEMLGDHWMLGKAGYFDEAYHVPMIVRDPDRSGGGTVDAFTEHVDLMPTVIDWLGGTPPAQCDGRSLLPLLGGSPVPADWRRHAHWEFDFRDVVRGEAERALGLRPGQCVLNVLRGERYKYVHFAGLPPLFFDLEADPGQFRNLADDPAHAALVRDHAQALLSWRMENDERVLANMLLTPDGVVGG
- a CDS encoding TRAP transporter substrate-binding protein codes for the protein MKRIVLNALGPLVGALLAGGVFSLPAAAQTELKFGHVGAPGSLFDQSANEFAKRANEKLGNKAKVVVFGSSQLGTDEQMLQKLRLGTIDFALPSTVMSTVSDVFGLFEMPYLVKDREHMKRIAEDVFWPSLAPAAEKQGYKIIGLWENGFRHVTTNTRPIEKPEDLKGIKLRVPGGKWRVRMFQSYGANPSPMAFSELFVALQTGVMDGQENPLTQIHSSKLQEVQKFLSMTGHVYTPAYVTVGSRKWASLPADVRQVLEETARETQAFVYETAARMDEELETKLRDEGMQVNEVDKDAFVKASEPIYRDFSDEVPAAKTMVEKAVELGKSS
- a CDS encoding TRAP transporter small permease, which gives rise to MANSSSSLALMRTGFERFLAAIVIVLLVGMTAVVFGAVVFRKLGASLVWYDEVASILLAWLTYYGSALAALKRSHIGFPGLIAAMPPALRLPVVILAEVIVIGFFVLLAWVGIEVLGYLEGLTLVSLPWVPVWFTQSVIPIGAVLFIIAELMNLPEILREARGHGPIHDPEIPPELLNPDLLKDARGAER
- a CDS encoding TRAP transporter large permease, translating into MTLLYMAAGLFGLVLINVPIAVALGVVSVVAMLLSSGTATLPNMAMVLYDGATSFPLLAIPLFIFAGAIMNSAGISRRLIAFASALVGFVRGGLAMVNVATSLFFAEISGSAVADVAAIGSILIPAMKKRGYPATFAAAITSSAATLAVIIPPSIPMILYAVMSGSSVVQLFVAGIVPGLLGAAGLMGLAYGFAVRRNYPVEEMFRVSRVKETFREAVWAFTMPVIILGGIFGGWFTATEGAALAVVAALFLGTVVYRELDLAHLYDAILEGGIQTAVVMLLVATSALMGTYLTEQQVPQQLAQAVADFTNNRYVVLALLNVIFLLAGLFLHSAAAIILIVPIVMPLVNLVGIDPVHFGIIVTLNLGIGQQTPPVASVLVTACSIAKADIWAVSKVNIYFIGVLMAVLLLSTYVPIVPMGLVELFYR
- a CDS encoding enoyl-CoA hydratase/isomerase family protein, which gives rise to MENLILTEHHGPVVTVTLNRPDKLNAFTKSMWQRLGEVMRRLSDDDSVRCIVLRGAGDRAFSPGNDISEFENERSNSEQASAYGKIIAGTLDAMRTCRHPTVALIKGICVGGGLEIAGSCDIRICGTSSRFGAPINKLGLVMGYAELDALIALAGRSTALEILLEGRIFGAAEAKDKGLVTRVVDDAEVDKEAMATARRISEGAPLVARWHKKFARRLAEGSPLSEAEMDEGYACYDTEDFRIGYRAFLDKVKPEFKGR
- a CDS encoding CaiB/BaiF CoA transferase family protein — encoded protein: MLADRTGPLKGLKVVELAHIMAGPVCGLFLADLGADVIKVEKIPGGDDSRRFLPPDIEGESAAFMMMNRNKRGIAIDLKTADGKAALERLLMDADVVIENYRQDTMDRLGLGYESLRERNPRLIYCAVSGFGRTGPYADRGGFDLIAQGMSGIMSITGEAPGRPPVKVGAPLTDITAGILAALGVVSAVVARASTGRGQLVDTSLFEAGIVHTYWQSAICFATGASPGPMGSAHPLNAPYQAFETADGWINVGAANQTNWLKLVDVLEARELLDDPRFADNRRRMNNLEDLVEALTVHFRHRTTAEWLERLNAAGVPAGPVLSIAEMHADPQTLAREMVVEVDHPVAGAVKALGLPIKLSDTPGGVFGPAPRFGEHTAEVLAEHGFGEEEIRRMTEAGAVGG
- a CDS encoding GxxExxY protein, coding for MGIDERDRLSHAVLGAAFEVSNILGHGFLEIVYRRALVAELTRREIHAREEVPFPVFYKGDEVGRYFADIMVEDRMIIELKCTETLSPAHVAQTLNYLKAGRIPIALLISFGKPRIQYQRIILQGA
- a CDS encoding Lrp/AsnC family transcriptional regulator, which translates into the protein MPKPSLDAIDRKILARLQKDGRIANNDLASAIGLSPSPCLRRVKALEESGVIRTYVALVDPSTVDLPVNVFVSVTLEKQIEERLDAFEAAIMHRPEVLECYLMTGEADYLLRVVVPDLAAYEHFLKTHLTRIPGVSSIKSSFALKQVRYETALPLHHLPA